The following are from one region of the Sandaracinus amylolyticus genome:
- a CDS encoding isoprenylcysteine carboxyl methyltransferase family protein, whose product MGSRVAFTILVALVAMQRLWEVRRSARHEAALRAAGGREHAPEQMPWMRAIHAGWLVAMIVEVWALHRVAPAWLAVSAFVVFLVGQGLRLAAMRALGPRWTVKVITVPGEVAISRGVLAHVRHPNYLGVVLEIAALPLVHGAWLTSIVFSIANAVLLRARIRAEEAALRADASYEHVHRDRPRFIPGVHA is encoded by the coding sequence ATGGGCTCGCGGGTGGCGTTCACGATCCTCGTCGCGCTCGTCGCGATGCAGAGGCTCTGGGAGGTGCGGCGCAGCGCGCGCCACGAGGCCGCGCTGCGCGCAGCCGGTGGTCGCGAGCACGCGCCCGAGCAGATGCCGTGGATGCGCGCCATCCACGCCGGATGGCTCGTCGCGATGATCGTCGAGGTGTGGGCGCTCCATCGCGTCGCGCCGGCGTGGCTCGCGGTGAGCGCGTTCGTGGTGTTCCTCGTCGGCCAGGGCCTGCGCCTCGCGGCGATGCGCGCGCTCGGACCGCGCTGGACCGTGAAGGTGATCACCGTGCCCGGCGAGGTCGCGATCTCGCGCGGCGTGCTCGCCCACGTGCGGCACCCGAACTACCTCGGCGTCGTGCTCGAGATCGCGGCGCTCCCGCTCGTGCACGGCGCGTGGCTCACGTCGATCGTGTTCTCGATCGCGAACGCGGTCCTGCTGCGCGCGCGCATCCGCGCCGAAGAGGCCGCGCTGCGCGCCGATGCCTCGTACGAGCACGTCCATCGCGATCGTCCGCGCTTCATCCCGGGGGTCCATGCCTGA
- a CDS encoding type III polyketide synthase, whose amino-acid sequence MASTAIAFPRHRYTQAELADAAQRVLPEGMLRDGALQRFFARVGVESRCLALPAEQYGSLHGLKERNDAWLSAAMDLAEEVVQRALDEAGLRASDVSLLATTTVTGIAVPSIDARLMNRLPFDPSLKRLPLFGLGCLGGAAGLARVAEYLRAYPEEAAMLVSVELCSLTFQLDDISVANLVSTGLFGDGAAAVLLVGAHHPLADRAPRPTVLASRSAFFPDTERVMGWDVVDAGFKVVLSPDVPKVVAEHVRPAMDGFLEEYGLSRRDVERWVMHPGGPKVIDALEESLELAPAALEPTRRSLAEVGNLSSASVLCLLDEHRRAAPEPGSHGVLMAMGPAFCAEMVLLRW is encoded by the coding sequence GTGGCGTCGACGGCCATCGCTTTTCCGCGCCATCGCTACACCCAGGCCGAGCTCGCCGACGCTGCCCAGCGCGTGCTGCCCGAGGGCATGCTGCGCGACGGAGCGCTCCAGCGTTTCTTCGCGCGCGTCGGCGTCGAGTCGCGCTGCCTCGCGCTCCCCGCCGAGCAGTACGGCTCGCTGCACGGCCTGAAGGAGCGCAACGACGCGTGGCTCTCGGCCGCGATGGATCTCGCCGAGGAGGTCGTGCAACGCGCGCTGGACGAAGCGGGGCTGCGCGCGAGCGACGTCTCGCTGCTCGCGACGACGACCGTGACCGGCATCGCGGTGCCGTCGATCGACGCGCGCTTGATGAACCGGCTGCCCTTCGATCCGAGCCTCAAGCGGCTGCCGCTCTTCGGGCTCGGGTGCCTCGGTGGCGCGGCAGGCCTCGCGCGGGTCGCGGAGTACCTGCGCGCGTACCCGGAAGAAGCGGCGATGCTCGTCTCGGTCGAGCTCTGCTCGCTCACGTTCCAGCTCGACGACATCTCGGTCGCGAACCTCGTCTCGACCGGGCTCTTCGGCGACGGCGCGGCGGCGGTGCTGCTCGTCGGCGCGCACCATCCGCTCGCGGATCGTGCGCCGCGACCGACGGTGCTCGCGAGCCGCTCGGCATTCTTCCCGGACACCGAGCGCGTGATGGGCTGGGACGTCGTCGACGCGGGGTTCAAGGTCGTGCTCAGCCCCGACGTGCCCAAGGTCGTCGCCGAGCACGTGCGGCCCGCGATGGACGGATTCCTCGAGGAGTACGGGCTCTCGCGCCGCGACGTCGAGCGCTGGGTGATGCACCCCGGTGGCCCGAAGGTGATCGACGCGCTCGAGGAGAGCCTCGAGCTCGCGCCGGCCGCGCTCGAGCCCACGCGACGCAGCCTCGCGGAGGTCGGTAACCTCTCGTCGGCGTCGGTGCTCTGTCTGCTCGACGAGCATCGTCGCGCCGCGCCCGAGCCGGGCTCACACGGCGTGCTCATGGCGATGGGCCCCGCGTTCTGCGCGGAGATGGTGCTGCTGCGCTGGTGA
- a CDS encoding FAD-dependent oxidoreductase — protein MPDRNEQPVVVVGAGPVGLFAALSLLARGVRPIVIEKRREPRPGSRSIGVHPPSLELLDALGLGGAFVARGVRVRRGRAFGASGEIGMVSFASCPGAHPYVLTIAQEDTESILAEALETRAPGALQRGVELVSITPRDHAVDLTVRDHDGTTRTIEAAAVIGCDGRRSATRSASSIASLGLTYEGAYAMVDVPDTTRFGDDAAIFLGAGGLVESFPLSRRWRRWVIRRDAEGQGDVTIEEIADTVERRTGHRLPRNEARAPSAFRAERALATELARGRVALAGDAAHVVSPIGGQGMNLGWRGAATLADALSGALARGDDPTIALAADATVRARAARAATRRAELNMWLGRPTARAADRDRVVTALLLQPVASVLARAFTMRGLEAGV, from the coding sequence ATGCCTGACCGAAACGAGCAACCCGTCGTCGTCGTGGGCGCAGGGCCGGTCGGGCTCTTCGCGGCGCTCTCGCTCCTCGCGCGCGGCGTGCGCCCGATCGTCATCGAGAAGCGGCGCGAGCCGCGCCCGGGCTCGCGATCGATCGGCGTGCACCCGCCCTCGCTCGAGCTGCTCGACGCGCTCGGCCTGGGCGGCGCGTTCGTCGCGCGCGGCGTGCGGGTGCGGCGCGGTCGCGCGTTCGGCGCGTCGGGCGAGATCGGGATGGTGAGCTTCGCGAGCTGTCCCGGCGCGCACCCGTACGTGCTGACGATCGCGCAGGAGGACACCGAGTCGATCCTCGCCGAGGCGCTCGAGACGCGTGCCCCCGGTGCGCTGCAGCGCGGCGTCGAGCTCGTGTCGATCACGCCGCGCGATCACGCGGTCGATCTCACGGTTCGCGATCACGACGGAACGACGCGCACGATCGAAGCCGCGGCGGTCATCGGGTGCGACGGTCGCCGCAGCGCGACGCGCTCTGCGTCGTCGATCGCCTCGCTCGGTCTCACCTACGAGGGCGCGTACGCGATGGTCGACGTCCCCGACACGACGCGCTTCGGCGACGACGCTGCGATCTTCCTCGGCGCGGGCGGCCTGGTGGAGTCGTTCCCGCTGTCGCGACGCTGGCGTCGCTGGGTGATCCGTCGTGACGCCGAAGGGCAGGGCGACGTGACGATCGAAGAGATCGCCGACACCGTCGAGCGCCGCACCGGCCATCGCCTCCCGCGCAACGAGGCGCGCGCGCCGAGTGCGTTCCGCGCCGAGCGTGCCCTCGCGACCGAGCTCGCGCGCGGTCGTGTCGCGCTCGCCGGCGATGCCGCGCACGTCGTGAGCCCGATCGGCGGGCAGGGCATGAACCTCGGCTGGCGCGGCGCCGCGACCCTCGCCGACGCGCTCTCGGGCGCGCTCGCGCGTGGCGACGATCCGACGATCGCGCTCGCCGCCGACGCCACCGTCCGAGCGCGCGCGGCGCGTGCTGCGACGCGACGCGCCGAGCTCAACATGTGGCTCGGCCGTCCCACCGCGCGCGCCGCCGATCGGGATCGTGTCGTCACGGCGCTCCTGCTCCAGCCCGTCGCGTCGGTGCTCGCGCGCGCGTTCACGATGCGCGGGCTCGAAGCCGGAGTCTGA